A window of the Rhodoferax sp. GW822-FHT02A01 genome harbors these coding sequences:
- a CDS encoding porin, whose product MKAQRLILVSAALGMASMATHAQSNEQLQQALSQAQAAAAQAQAAAKQAQAALEQAQAAAESAKASNSAAAPAAKPNTSGALTFNSGPVSATLYGLIDITLFNKNANGHTTTSPDVAWFSGNRWGITGARQLGGDNDLKAIFRLESEFESETGNMDTPGVLFNRDAWLGLESKSLGKLTFGRQNALGRDPAASAIYGDAYGPAKASLEEGGYSNNNNFKQLIFYAGSANGTRVNNGVTWKKAFSNGFVTGLQYSFGGVPDSFNTGTSRTASLAYNGDMFTVAGFATSANVANLTHQSYSVGGSIQINPLVKLNAGYYNYTAQQASAVGDRKDSAWTLSTKLTPGGAFDYELGYQVMTANNAGLNGSGYVLNAFADASGVTAVGSGNRSTVYGSVFYHLDSATEIYAAFDHLNTTDTYLAAQAGGAKSADEVGVGMRFKF is encoded by the coding sequence ATGAAAGCACAACGTCTTATTTTGGTGAGCGCAGCACTGGGCATGGCATCCATGGCCACGCATGCACAAAGCAACGAACAACTTCAGCAAGCGCTGTCTCAGGCGCAGGCCGCAGCCGCCCAAGCGCAAGCCGCGGCCAAGCAGGCACAAGCCGCCCTGGAACAAGCACAAGCTGCCGCTGAGAGCGCCAAAGCCAGCAACAGTGCGGCAGCACCCGCGGCAAAGCCCAATACATCCGGTGCACTGACTTTCAACAGCGGACCTGTCAGCGCAACGCTGTACGGCTTGATTGATATAACGCTCTTCAACAAGAACGCCAATGGACACACCACCACATCGCCTGACGTGGCATGGTTTAGTGGTAATCGTTGGGGTATTACAGGTGCACGCCAACTGGGCGGCGATAACGACCTGAAGGCCATCTTCCGTTTGGAAAGCGAATTCGAATCCGAAACCGGCAATATGGATACCCCGGGAGTTCTCTTCAACCGCGACGCATGGCTCGGTCTGGAAAGCAAGTCGCTCGGCAAGCTCACCTTTGGTCGCCAAAACGCACTGGGTCGCGACCCAGCAGCTTCTGCCATTTACGGTGATGCGTATGGTCCGGCCAAGGCAAGCTTGGAAGAAGGCGGTTATTCAAACAACAACAACTTCAAACAGCTGATCTTTTACGCGGGTAGCGCCAACGGTACACGTGTCAACAATGGCGTTACCTGGAAGAAGGCGTTTTCCAACGGATTCGTGACTGGTTTGCAGTACTCCTTTGGTGGTGTACCGGATAGTTTCAACACTGGAACTTCCAGAACCGCTTCGCTTGCCTATAACGGCGATATGTTCACGGTCGCCGGATTCGCCACCAGTGCCAATGTGGCCAATCTTACGCACCAGAGCTATTCAGTTGGCGGGTCCATTCAGATCAACCCTTTGGTGAAGCTGAACGCCGGCTACTACAACTACACGGCCCAACAAGCCAGCGCAGTTGGTGACCGCAAGGACTCAGCCTGGACCCTTTCCACCAAACTGACTCCTGGAGGCGCCTTTGACTACGAATTGGGATACCAGGTCATGACGGCCAACAACGCCGGATTGAACGGTTCCGGTTATGTGCTGAATGCGTTCGCCGATGCAAGTGGCGTTACGGCGGTAGGCAGTGGCAATCGCAGCACGGTTTACGGATCGGTCTTTTACCACCTGGATTCAGCCACTGAAATCTATGCCGCCTTTGACCATCTGAACACCACCGATACCTATTTGGCTGCCCAAGCCGGTGGAGCCAAATCTGCTGATGAAGTCGGCGTTGGCATGCGTTTCAAATTCTGA
- a CDS encoding ABC transporter substrate-binding protein, protein MQSVQGILKAFRLTGLCAAIVMSTSALAADKISIIVGGYEKQIYLPAKLAEGLGYFQAEGLNVELLNEASGVDAENEMLAGAVQGVVGFYDHCVDLQTKGKFVESVVQFSQAPGEVELVSSRYPNVASMADLRGKNLGVTGLGSSTNFLTQFLMVKSGVPLGEFSNLPVGAGTTFIAAMQQDKIQAGMTTEPTISRMLKSGEARVLIDLRTLEKTKQALGGPYPAASLYMATDWVEKNKPTVQKLANAFVKTLKFISTHSAAEIADKMPKDFVAADRDGYIKALADGKGMFTSDGVMPTGGPETVLSVLSSFSKNVKGKTVDLQKTYTTEFVKNAK, encoded by the coding sequence ATGCAATCTGTTCAAGGTATTTTGAAGGCATTCCGGCTGACCGGTTTGTGTGCAGCCATTGTGATGTCTACTTCTGCGCTCGCAGCAGACAAGATCAGCATCATTGTTGGCGGCTACGAAAAGCAAATCTATCTGCCGGCGAAGCTGGCAGAGGGTCTGGGCTACTTTCAGGCTGAAGGTCTGAATGTTGAGCTGCTCAACGAAGCATCCGGTGTGGACGCCGAAAACGAAATGCTTGCGGGTGCAGTCCAGGGGGTAGTTGGTTTCTACGACCACTGCGTGGACTTGCAGACCAAGGGCAAGTTCGTCGAATCGGTCGTTCAGTTCAGCCAGGCACCGGGCGAGGTTGAGCTGGTGTCTTCACGATACCCGAACGTTGCAAGCATGGCAGATTTGCGTGGCAAGAACCTGGGCGTTACCGGCCTGGGCTCTTCCACCAATTTCCTGACCCAATTCCTGATGGTCAAATCTGGCGTACCGCTGGGCGAATTCAGCAACCTTCCGGTGGGCGCAGGTACAACCTTCATTGCCGCCATGCAGCAGGACAAGATCCAGGCTGGCATGACGACTGAGCCGACCATTTCTCGGATGCTCAAGTCTGGCGAGGCCCGGGTGCTGATTGACCTGCGAACATTGGAAAAAACCAAGCAGGCATTGGGAGGCCCTTACCCTGCTGCGTCCCTTTACATGGCCACGGACTGGGTCGAGAAGAACAAGCCCACGGTGCAGAAACTGGCCAACGCTTTTGTCAAAACCCTGAAATTCATCAGCACCCACAGTGCGGCTGAAATCGCCGACAAGATGCCCAAGGACTTCGTTGCTGCAGACCGCGATGGTTATATCAAGGCACTGGCCGATGGCAAGGGGATGTTCACCAGTGATGGTGTCATGCCAACGGGTGGACCCGAAACCGTACTGTCGGTGTTGTCGTCTTTTTCCAAAAATGTAAAAGGCAAAACGGTTGATTTGCAGAAGACCTACACCACCGAGTTCGTGAAAAATGCAAAGTGA
- a CDS encoding ABC transporter ATP-binding protein: MQSEPAIQLINVSRRFVTPDGKSMTALRDFNMSVARGEFVAVVGPTGCGKSTTLNLITGLATPSSGEVRINGRAVNGIDPSIGFAFQTDALFPWRSVIDNVAAGPLFRSVPRKQAYEKARLWLDRVNLGGHESKFPHQLSGGMRKRVSLAQTFINEPEILLMDEPFSALDVQTRVLMHEELLKLWSQARASVVFVTHDLEEAIALADKVYVLTAGPAAVKSVYPVSLPRPRVVSEIRYERAFIDISHTIWEDLRDEVQRSAVREEASIA, translated from the coding sequence ATGCAAAGTGAACCAGCTATCCAATTGATCAATGTCAGTCGACGCTTTGTCACGCCTGATGGCAAGTCAATGACGGCGCTGCGTGACTTCAACATGTCCGTGGCCCGAGGGGAATTTGTCGCGGTGGTGGGGCCCACCGGCTGCGGCAAATCCACCACGTTGAATCTCATCACCGGGCTGGCCACGCCGTCCAGTGGTGAGGTACGCATCAATGGCAGAGCCGTGAACGGAATAGACCCCAGCATTGGTTTTGCATTTCAGACCGATGCGCTGTTTCCCTGGCGAAGCGTGATTGACAACGTGGCGGCTGGTCCGCTGTTTCGCAGTGTGCCCAGGAAGCAAGCGTATGAGAAGGCTCGCTTGTGGCTGGACCGTGTCAACCTTGGCGGCCACGAGTCCAAGTTTCCACACCAGCTTTCGGGCGGTATGCGCAAGCGTGTATCTCTGGCGCAGACTTTTATCAACGAGCCCGAGATTCTTTTGATGGACGAGCCGTTCTCAGCGCTGGATGTACAGACGCGTGTGCTGATGCATGAAGAGTTGCTCAAACTCTGGTCACAAGCCCGCGCATCGGTGGTATTTGTCACCCATGACTTGGAGGAAGCCATTGCTTTGGCTGACAAGGTCTATGTCTTGACGGCCGGACCCGCCGCGGTGAAGTCGGTTTACCCGGTTTCCTTGCCCAGACCGCGCGTGGTCAGCGAAATTCGCTACGAGCGGGCCTTTATCGATATTTCCCACACCATCTGGGAAGACTTGCGTGATGAAGTTCAACGTAGCGCGGTCCGAGAAGAAGCCTCCATTGCATAA
- a CDS encoding ABC transporter permease: MTDTSLTVGIALQAGTSDAEIELAAAKKIRRRTQTVYFWRFAILIVFLASWEWLSRSKLIDEFFYSRPSTIWERLYEWATVGTSEGPLWYHLWVTMEESLLGFFTGSVAGIVVGIALGRKRMLSDIFSVYIKVINSVPRVVLAPIFIMIFGLGLSSKVALSFVMVFFVVFSNAFQGVRESDRNLLANAQILGAKGWQLTRSVVIPSAMSWIFASLHVSFGFAIVGAIVGEFVGSRYGIGLLINVAKGSFDASGMYAAIVIIMVVALAAEYLMTVLENRLARWRPAPLLDTH, encoded by the coding sequence ATGACTGATACCTCCCTGACAGTCGGCATTGCTTTGCAAGCTGGCACTTCGGACGCCGAGATTGAACTGGCAGCCGCAAAGAAAATACGCCGCCGCACTCAGACCGTCTACTTTTGGCGATTCGCCATTTTGATTGTGTTCCTGGCGAGTTGGGAATGGCTTTCCCGCAGCAAGTTGATTGACGAGTTCTTCTACTCTCGACCTTCCACCATTTGGGAGCGGCTCTACGAATGGGCCACTGTCGGCACATCAGAAGGCCCACTCTGGTATCACCTGTGGGTAACGATGGAAGAATCGCTTCTGGGCTTTTTCACCGGCTCTGTTGCTGGCATTGTGGTTGGCATCGCGCTGGGCCGTAAGCGCATGCTCTCGGATATTTTTTCGGTCTACATCAAGGTCATCAACTCAGTGCCGCGGGTGGTTCTTGCCCCGATTTTCATCATGATCTTTGGATTGGGGCTTTCTTCCAAGGTAGCGCTGTCTTTTGTGATGGTCTTTTTTGTGGTGTTCTCCAACGCCTTCCAGGGAGTGCGCGAATCGGACCGCAACTTGCTGGCCAACGCCCAGATCTTGGGTGCCAAGGGCTGGCAACTGACGCGCTCGGTGGTTATCCCCTCGGCGATGAGCTGGATCTTTGCCTCGTTGCATGTGAGCTTCGGATTTGCCATAGTTGGCGCAATCGTTGGTGAATTTGTCGGCTCACGCTATGGCATCGGCCTGCTCATCAACGTGGCCAAGGGTTCGTTTGATGCGTCCGGCATGTATGCCGCAATCGTCATCATCATGGTGGTGGCATTAGCTGCCGAATACTTGATGACGGTACTGGAGAACCGGTTGGCCCGCTGGCGCCCAGCGCCATTGCTGGACACGCACTAG